The following are encoded together in the Pleurocapsa sp. FMAR1 genome:
- the ilvN gene encoding acetolactate synthase small subunit, translating into MKHTISVLVEDEAGVLTRISGLFARRGFNIESLAVGPAEQLGVSRITMVVPGDEQIIEQLIKQLYKLISVLKVQDISQQPSVERELMLIKVNATASNRAEVIQLAQIFRARIVDLSEEALTIEVVGDPGKIVAIIQMLNKFGIREIARTGKIALIRESKVNTEYLKSLEAKVTWS; encoded by the coding sequence ATAAAGCACACCATTTCTGTCTTAGTAGAAGACGAAGCGGGAGTTTTGACCCGCATTTCAGGATTATTTGCCCGTCGTGGTTTTAATATTGAAAGTCTGGCAGTAGGACCTGCCGAACAGCTAGGTGTTTCTCGTATTACTATGGTTGTGCCTGGAGATGAACAAATTATCGAGCAGCTAATAAAACAACTTTACAAGTTAATTAGCGTACTTAAGGTACAGGATATTAGCCAACAGCCTAGCGTCGAACGAGAATTAATGTTAATTAAAGTCAACGCCACTGCATCTAATCGGGCAGAAGTTATTCAGTTGGCTCAAATTTTCCGCGCTCGTATTGTCGATCTTTCAGAAGAGGCTCTAACCATTGAAGTGGTGGGCGATCCTGGCAAGATAGTCGCCATTATTCAAATGCTAAACAAGTTTGGCATACGGGAAATTGCCCGTACTGGTAAAATTGCCCTTATTAGAGAGTCTAAGGTAAATACGGAATATCTCAAGTCTTTAGAAGCGAAGGTAACTTGGTCGTAA
- the speB gene encoding agmatinase gives MQNPDLIPIQPINGTISPRYAGASTFARLPELRDVPHCDVGIVGIPFDAGTSFRPGARFGPQAIRQASRNLRTQYHPAYDVEPFMVQQVADAGDIACNPYNINQAIEQIETAATELLQQTGAIISLGGDHTIAYPLLKAVNQRYGPVALVHFDAHLDTWDTYFGAPYTHGTPFRRAAEAGLFLDSASMHVGIRGPLYSRHDLSNDEELGFRIVHCDEFETIGITGVVERIRERVGDRPLYLSIDIDVLDPAHAPGTGTPELAGMTSRELLGVLRGLAGLSVISADVVEVAPAYDHAEITSLAAATITYELINLLSLSPKLKH, from the coding sequence ATGCAAAATCCCGACTTAATTCCCATTCAGCCGATTAATGGCACGATCTCACCTCGCTATGCGGGGGCTTCAACCTTCGCTCGCCTGCCCGAACTTCGAGATGTTCCTCACTGTGATGTAGGCATTGTAGGCATTCCGTTTGATGCTGGTACGAGTTTTCGTCCTGGTGCGCGGTTTGGTCCCCAAGCAATCCGCCAAGCCTCTAGAAACTTGCGGACGCAGTATCATCCTGCCTATGACGTTGAGCCGTTTATGGTTCAACAAGTCGCCGATGCTGGAGATATTGCCTGCAATCCCTATAATATCAATCAGGCGATCGAGCAAATCGAAACGGCGGCTACAGAACTGCTTCAACAGACTGGAGCAATAATTAGTTTGGGTGGCGACCATACGATCGCCTATCCCCTGCTTAAGGCAGTCAATCAACGTTACGGGCCAGTGGCTTTGGTTCACTTCGATGCCCACCTCGATACCTGGGACACCTATTTTGGTGCGCCCTATACCCACGGCACTCCCTTCCGAAGAGCAGCCGAGGCTGGCTTGTTTCTAGATAGTGCCTCAATGCACGTAGGAATTCGCGGTCCGCTTTATAGCCGTCACGATTTATCTAATGATGAGGAACTAGGTTTTAGAATTGTCCATTGCGATGAGTTTGAAACCATTGGCATCACTGGCGTTGTTGAACGAATTCGAGAACGAGTAGGCGATCGCCCACTTTATTTATCCATTGATATCGATGTCCTCGACCCAGCCCATGCTCCTGGTACAGGGACACCCGAACTTGCTGGAATGACCAGCCGCGAACTGTTGGGGGTGCTACGAGGGCTTGCTGGTCTATCTGTAATTTCTGCTGACGTTGTAGAAGTAGCTCCCGCTTATGACCATGCTGAAATTACCTCCCTGGCGGCTGCGACTATCACCTACGAACTGATCAATTTGCTGTCTCTTAGCCCAAAGTTAAAACATTAA
- a CDS encoding creatininase encodes MHPLMMGSLSWIEYQQRLQDENQILLLPCGALEQHGPHLPLGTDALLSTSVAQSVAEQINGIVAPTISYGYKSQPKCGGGQNFPGTTSLDGNSLSQLIRDIVRELARQGATQIVLVNGHYENQWFLTEGIELAIRDVGNTSMRVMRLEYWDFLTPDIITKVFPDGFPGFALEHAAVIETSLMAYYHPNLVRLDLIPDVSAAEFPPYDLFPQCSDWVHASGVLSSAKSASVEKGSLMAAHIAKGIATALKQEFQGSVTNAVALNHKA; translated from the coding sequence ATGCATCCACTAATGATGGGTTCATTAAGTTGGATTGAATACCAGCAACGCCTACAGGATGAAAATCAGATCTTGCTCCTGCCTTGTGGTGCATTAGAGCAACACGGTCCCCATTTGCCATTAGGCACCGACGCATTACTCAGTACTTCCGTAGCTCAAAGCGTTGCCGAACAAATTAACGGCATTGTTGCACCAACTATTAGCTATGGCTATAAATCTCAGCCCAAATGTGGCGGAGGACAAAATTTTCCTGGCACCACCAGTTTAGATGGCAACAGCCTGAGCCAATTAATTCGAGATATCGTGCGGGAATTGGCACGCCAAGGGGCGACCCAAATTGTTTTAGTTAATGGGCATTATGAAAATCAGTGGTTTCTTACTGAAGGAATCGAGCTAGCAATACGAGATGTAGGCAATACATCAATGCGCGTCATGCGCTTGGAATACTGGGATTTTCTCACTCCAGATATTATTACCAAGGTGTTTCCAGATGGCTTTCCTGGTTTTGCTCTCGAACACGCTGCTGTAATTGAAACCTCGCTAATGGCGTATTATCACCCAAACTTAGTCAGACTCGATCTGATTCCTGACGTTTCAGCAGCAGAATTTCCCCCCTACGATCTGTTTCCCCAGTGTTCGGATTGGGTTCATGCGTCGGGGGTACTCTCCTCGGCTAAATCTGCCAGCGTTGAGAAAGGTTCACTCATGGCAGCCCACATCGCCAAGGGAATTGCCACCGCACTCAAGCAAGAATTTCAGGGTTCGGTTACTAACGCAGTAGCACTAAATCACAAAGCCTAA
- a CDS encoding Lrp/AsnC family transcriptional regulator, with amino-acid sequence MTQKNSHTTPFALDDLDRDIIGLLKIDGRISFTEVAKRLNLPEATARYRVQRLLQSKVVKIHATPNPNRLGTPHTVIVQLFVENNKIDAVAEALVEIEEVQFVAVTAGHHNIVIDVCFDTHDEMLSFYAKLHKIPGIIRYESQMVMKLLKAEYKYVLS; translated from the coding sequence ATGACCCAAAAGAATTCACATACTACTCCATTCGCACTTGACGATCTCGATCGCGACATTATTGGCTTACTAAAAATTGACGGGCGAATTTCCTTTACAGAGGTTGCCAAAAGGCTCAATCTTCCAGAGGCTACGGCGCGTTATCGCGTACAGCGACTCCTTCAATCTAAGGTAGTGAAAATTCATGCCACCCCTAATCCAAATCGTCTTGGTACGCCACACACAGTAATCGTTCAACTCTTTGTCGAAAATAATAAGATTGATGCGGTGGCAGAAGCATTGGTTGAGATTGAAGAAGTTCAGTTTGTTGCCGTTACTGCTGGACATCACAATATAGTGATTGATGTCTGCTTTGATACCCATGATGAGATGCTGTCCTTCTATGCCAAGCTGCACAAAATTCCAGGTATCATTCGCTACGAGTCTCAGATGGTGATGAAGTTATTAAAGGCTGAGTATAAATATGTGTTGAGTTAG
- a CDS encoding aromatic ring-hydroxylating dioxygenase subunit alpha: protein MLKDTLIYDPILHDAWHIVALAEDVKARPLQVHLLGETIALWRSQAKIIACQDRCPHRGVSLSMGWLDGNSAIVCPYHAMSFDSQGYCTRIPADLKIKSFPQAANLRTYKVKEKYGFVWVALGEPKQEIPVFPEWEQSSAIAFECGPYYINASAPRIVENFVDIAHFPFTHRGLLGDPQFPEVPNYRLVVEAEEISAEDIHFYQPNPEGTGEAKSVSYLYKIVRPLVACFAKGEDSKQFSIFLAVTPIEETRSIAWLGVARNYSPEIDNDELRTFQDEVMAQDIPMVESQRPQKLPLNLQQEFHFPCDKMSIAYRKWLKQLGLQFGTC, encoded by the coding sequence ATGCTCAAAGACACTCTCATCTACGATCCGATTCTGCACGACGCTTGGCATATTGTGGCTTTAGCAGAAGATGTTAAAGCACGACCGCTACAAGTTCATTTATTGGGTGAAACAATTGCCCTCTGGAGGTCTCAAGCAAAGATTATTGCTTGCCAAGATCGCTGTCCCCATCGGGGTGTATCGCTCTCAATGGGATGGCTCGACGGCAACAGCGCGATTGTCTGCCCTTATCATGCAATGTCATTCGACTCGCAAGGATACTGTACTCGAATTCCAGCCGATCTGAAAATAAAATCGTTTCCTCAAGCTGCCAATCTTCGCACCTACAAAGTTAAGGAGAAGTATGGTTTTGTTTGGGTGGCTTTGGGTGAACCAAAGCAAGAGATTCCAGTTTTTCCCGAATGGGAACAAAGTAGTGCGATCGCCTTTGAGTGCGGGCCTTATTATATTAATGCCAGTGCGCCACGCATTGTCGAAAACTTTGTCGATATTGCTCACTTTCCCTTTACCCACAGGGGTTTATTAGGCGATCCTCAGTTCCCAGAAGTGCCAAACTATAGATTGGTAGTAGAGGCTGAAGAAATTAGCGCAGAAGACATCCACTTCTATCAGCCCAATCCAGAAGGGACGGGGGAAGCCAAATCTGTTTCTTATCTCTATAAAATAGTGCGACCGTTAGTAGCTTGCTTTGCCAAGGGAGAAGACAGCAAGCAGTTTTCGATCTTTTTAGCCGTGACACCTATAGAAGAAACCCGCAGTATCGCTTGGTTGGGGGTAGCGCGCAACTATTCGCCTGAAATTGACAATGATGAACTACGCACCTTTCAAGATGAGGTCATGGCGCAAGATATACCGATGGTCGAGTCCCAGCGTCCGCAAAAGCTACCGCTAAACCTACAGCAAGAGTTTCATTTTCCCTGTGACAAAATGTCGATCGCCTATCGCAAGTGGCTCAAGCAACTCGGTCTTCAATTTGGCACCTGCTAA
- a CDS encoding transporter substrate-binding domain-containing protein — translation MNWNFKRSNFGLRLCVLLILASLTCFSVIACSSTDSASGGSQEIVVATEDDYPPYDFLKDGKHAGYNQELLELVTKNAPFKVKQEILPFQGILTGIATNKYDATNAAVAILEERLGTVDYTMPTTDITNYFIKRKGDPINSIDDMAGKTIGIQQGSVTAQVVAEEINPALKAAEKPEAKTVEYGAFAEAYQDLENKRVDVVINNLVALTQTVNAKPEVFEILEKPVGGKLYAAWAVKEGKKDILQFLNDGLAKAKTDGSLKQLQEKWLEVTFDLPNEPRLPGDKPIPAS, via the coding sequence ATGAATTGGAATTTTAAACGGTCAAATTTTGGGCTTCGCCTCTGTGTTCTGCTTATCCTTGCCAGTTTAACTTGCTTTAGCGTTATCGCCTGTTCTTCGACCGATAGTGCTTCAGGAGGGAGTCAGGAAATTGTTGTAGCGACAGAAGATGACTATCCTCCCTATGATTTTCTCAAAGACGGAAAGCATGCAGGTTACAATCAGGAACTGCTCGAATTGGTGACTAAAAATGCTCCCTTTAAGGTCAAGCAAGAGATTTTACCCTTTCAAGGAATTTTGACTGGGATTGCCACTAATAAATACGATGCTACCAATGCAGCCGTGGCAATTCTAGAAGAACGCCTGGGAACTGTAGACTATACAATGCCTACGACAGATATTACTAACTACTTTATTAAACGCAAAGGCGATCCGATTAACTCGATTGACGATATGGCAGGTAAAACCATCGGTATTCAGCAAGGCAGCGTTACTGCTCAAGTTGTGGCTGAGGAAATTAATCCAGCCTTAAAAGCAGCGGAGAAACCAGAAGCCAAAACCGTCGAGTATGGTGCTTTTGCCGAAGCCTATCAGGATTTAGAAAACAAGCGTGTAGATGTGGTAATTAACAATTTGGTGGCACTTACTCAAACTGTAAACGCCAAACCTGAGGTCTTTGAAATCCTCGAAAAGCCAGTGGGAGGTAAATTGTACGCTGCTTGGGCAGTTAAAGAAGGCAAAAAAGATATTCTGCAATTCTTAAACGATGGACTGGCAAAGGCGAAGACAGATGGCTCTTTGAAGCAACTACAAGAGAAATGGCTGGAGGTTACTTTTGACCTACCTAACGAGCCGAGACTACCAGGAGATAAACCAATTCCTGCTTCCTAA
- a CDS encoding amino acid ABC transporter permease encodes MGNLEYLLYGLLVTCAASLVGVVIGIPLGLAIALCRVKRIPVLSPLLAVYVSFIRSLPLVLLVLWLYFGMPMLGIDLNAFVAGSIALALNHSAFISEIWRSSIMNFPVKQIEAAKAYGLTDNHAFVRIILPQVWRTSLPAIANEITFIIKASPAIGVIGIDDLTRRASKLAASNFQPLAMTAIAMLLYIIVLFAVTRLTRRLDYRLQQRYELV; translated from the coding sequence TTGGGAAATTTAGAATATTTATTGTATGGGTTATTAGTTACTTGTGCTGCATCTTTAGTCGGGGTTGTCATTGGGATTCCTCTAGGTTTAGCGATCGCTCTATGCAGAGTAAAACGGATTCCCGTTCTCAGTCCCCTACTGGCAGTTTATGTCAGTTTCATTCGCAGTCTACCACTGGTGCTGCTAGTACTCTGGCTTTACTTTGGGATGCCGATGCTGGGTATCGACCTCAATGCCTTTGTCGCGGGTAGTATCGCCCTCGCCCTCAACCATTCCGCATTTATTAGCGAGATTTGGCGTTCCTCGATTATGAACTTTCCCGTCAAGCAAATTGAGGCAGCAAAAGCCTACGGGTTGACTGATAACCATGCCTTCGTCCGCATCATTTTGCCCCAGGTGTGGCGCACGAGCCTACCAGCGATCGCCAACGAAATTACCTTCATTATCAAAGCCAGTCCAGCCATCGGTGTGATTGGGATTGACGATCTAACCCGTCGCGCCAGCAAGTTGGCTGCCAGCAACTTCCAACCGTTAGCCATGACAGCGATCGCCATGTTGCTTTACATCATTGTTTTATTTGCCGTTACTCGCTTAACCCGCAGGCTCGATTATCGGCTACAGCAGAGGTACGAATTGGTATGA
- a CDS encoding amino acid ABC transporter permease, which translates to MSIQFNVIIEQFPKFLEGLWNTVWLCSVGTFVSLLLGILLLIPLTSPYPVARNSAQAFIDAARAVPFLMLAYFVYYGLPSLGVTLNSWTTAILTIIIYNTAYMAEILRSAWKSLPNGQIEAGQAYGFGGWQLLRRIILPQVMLAAVPVLGNQFIQVIKDSAFLSIITIQELTFVAQSIQSTYYIPFESFFVAAILYWLLCLTVEFGVKQIENNRRIYAG; encoded by the coding sequence ATGAGCATTCAATTTAACGTCATTATCGAACAGTTTCCCAAATTTCTTGAAGGCTTATGGAACACGGTTTGGCTTTGTTCTGTGGGTACATTTGTCTCTCTTTTGCTGGGTATTCTGCTGCTGATTCCCTTGACCTCACCTTACCCAGTTGCTCGTAATTCAGCTCAAGCATTCATCGATGCAGCCAGAGCAGTTCCTTTTCTGATGTTGGCATACTTTGTCTACTATGGGTTGCCATCTTTGGGAGTGACCTTAAACAGTTGGACAACGGCAATTTTGACCATCATAATTTACAACACGGCTTACATGGCAGAAATTTTGCGATCGGCATGGAAAAGCTTGCCAAATGGACAAATTGAGGCAGGGCAAGCTTATGGCTTCGGTGGCTGGCAGTTATTGAGACGAATTATTTTACCTCAAGTGATGTTGGCTGCGGTGCCAGTGTTGGGTAATCAGTTTATTCAGGTAATTAAAGACTCTGCATTCCTGTCGATTATTACCATTCAAGAATTAACCTTTGTAGCGCAATCGATTCAGTCTACCTATTATATTCCCTTTGAATCATTTTTCGTCGCAGCAATATTGTATTGGCTCTTATGTTTAACCGTAGAATTTGGTGTCAAGCAAATTGAAAACAATCGGAGGATTTATGCTGGATAA
- a CDS encoding amino acid ABC transporter ATP-binding protein, whose amino-acid sequence MLDNRTQTKTIAAVELQHLQKSFGQLEVLKDISLSIMPGETVCLLGPSGSGKSTLLRCINWLEPPSHGKIMIHGAQMGRRIRRGKDSPMTEAELAKMRTRVSMVFQHFNLWPHMTVLENVTEAPIYVQKRPKDEVIDEAKQLLNKVGLLEKKDAYPARLSGGQKQRVAIARALAMKSEIILFDEPTSALDPELVGEVLSVIKNIANEGMTMLIATHEMKFAEEVADQIVFMAGGNIVEAADPRSFFRNPQTERAKQFLERYINV is encoded by the coding sequence ATGCTGGATAACAGAACGCAAACAAAAACGATCGCAGCAGTGGAGTTGCAGCATTTGCAAAAAAGCTTTGGACAGCTTGAGGTATTAAAAGATATTAGTTTGTCAATTATGCCAGGAGAAACGGTATGTTTACTCGGACCGAGCGGTTCGGGCAAATCTACCCTACTTCGCTGCATCAATTGGTTAGAGCCTCCCAGCCACGGAAAAATCATGATTCATGGAGCGCAGATGGGACGGAGAATCAGACGCGGTAAAGATTCCCCGATGACCGAAGCAGAGTTAGCCAAGATGAGAACTCGTGTCAGCATGGTCTTTCAGCATTTTAATCTTTGGCCTCACATGACGGTCTTGGAAAACGTCACCGAAGCACCAATTTACGTACAAAAGCGTCCTAAAGACGAAGTGATTGACGAAGCCAAACAACTACTGAATAAAGTTGGGCTGCTCGAAAAAAAAGACGCTTATCCCGCTCGGCTTTCAGGGGGACAAAAACAGCGCGTAGCCATTGCTCGTGCGCTGGCGATGAAATCAGAAATAATTTTATTTGATGAACCAACGAGTGCGCTCGACCCAGAGTTAGTCGGGGAAGTACTTTCGGTTATTAAAAACATAGCAAATGAGGGGATGACGATGCTGATTGCAACCCATGAAATGAAATTTGCCGAAGAAGTAGCCGACCAAATTGTTTTTATGGCTGGAGGCAATATTGTTGAAGCTGCCGACCCTCGCAGTTTCTTTAGAAACCCACAAACAGAGCGTGCTAAACAATTTTTAGAACGCTATATCAACGTATAA